The Microbacter sp. GSS18 genome has a segment encoding these proteins:
- the purM gene encoding phosphoribosylformylglycinamidine cyclo-ligase: MGSPSRDASANPYTEAGVDTAAGDLAVELMKSAVRQTHGPEVLGGVGGFAGLFDASALRAYDKPLLATSTDGVGTKVAIAQAIDKHDTIGQDLVGMVVDDIVVVGAKPLFMTDYIACGKVFPERIADIVRGIAEGCSSTGTALVGGETAEHPGLLGINDYDVAGAATGVVEAGHVLGADRVRAGDVVLALASSGPHSNGYSLIRHIVTGAGIAYGDNAADFGTTWGEALLEPTRLYTSPLLRLLAQVPGAVHSLSHVTGGGIAANLARVLPTGTWAEVDRSTWSPPPVFRVLADLGDLDLTATEGTWNLGIGFLAVVSADKADAATAALVEDGIATWQVGVVGDGARPAGEFEQGAKGVDGGAVRLVGTYADGAK, encoded by the coding sequence GTGGGCTCCCCTTCTCGTGACGCCTCTGCGAACCCCTATACCGAAGCCGGTGTCGATACGGCCGCCGGCGACCTCGCCGTCGAACTGATGAAGTCGGCCGTCCGCCAGACGCACGGTCCCGAGGTGCTCGGCGGCGTGGGCGGATTCGCGGGCCTCTTCGACGCATCCGCGCTGCGCGCGTACGACAAGCCGCTGCTGGCCACCAGCACCGACGGCGTCGGCACCAAGGTCGCCATCGCGCAGGCGATCGACAAGCACGACACGATCGGGCAGGACCTCGTCGGCATGGTGGTCGACGACATCGTCGTGGTCGGCGCCAAGCCGCTGTTCATGACCGACTACATCGCGTGCGGCAAGGTCTTCCCCGAGCGCATCGCCGACATCGTCCGCGGCATCGCCGAGGGCTGCTCCTCCACCGGCACGGCTCTGGTCGGCGGCGAGACCGCCGAGCATCCCGGGCTCCTCGGCATCAACGACTACGACGTCGCGGGCGCCGCGACGGGTGTCGTCGAGGCGGGCCACGTGCTCGGCGCCGACCGCGTACGCGCGGGGGACGTCGTGCTGGCCCTCGCCTCGAGCGGCCCGCACTCGAACGGCTACTCGCTCATCCGCCACATCGTCACCGGTGCCGGCATCGCGTACGGCGACAACGCCGCCGACTTCGGCACCACGTGGGGCGAGGCTCTGCTCGAGCCCACGCGGCTCTACACCAGCCCGCTGCTGCGCCTGCTCGCGCAGGTCCCGGGCGCCGTGCACAGCCTCAGCCACGTCACCGGCGGCGGCATCGCCGCGAACCTCGCGCGCGTTCTGCCCACCGGCACGTGGGCGGAGGTCGACCGGTCGACCTGGTCGCCGCCTCCGGTGTTCCGCGTGCTCGCCGACCTCGGCGACCTCGACCTGACGGCGACCGAGGGGACATGGAACCTCGGCATCGGGTTCCTCGCGGTCGTGTCGGCCGACAAGGCCGATGCGGCCACCGCCGCCCTCGTCGAGGACGGCATCGCGACCTGGCAGGTCGGCGTCGTCGGCGACGGCGCGCGCCCGGCCGGCGAATTCGAGCAGGGCGCGAAGGGCGTCGACGGCGGAGCCGTCCGCCTCGTGGGCACGTACGCGGACGGAGCGAAGTAA